A genomic window from Salvia splendens isolate huo1 chromosome 11, SspV2, whole genome shotgun sequence includes:
- the LOC121755172 gene encoding probable galactinol--sucrose galactosyltransferase 1 has protein sequence MVRGKVVLTGVPDNVVVSPASSGAAFVGAKAPTSSSCHVINLGILEDYKFMCLFIAKIWWIARVGRSASEIPMETQMLMLEVGEDSVLGVAEEEAPAMGQRFYVLMLAVLDEGLHSILLPKWLVSSQERALFILFHSVALLKC, from the exons ATGGTGAGAGGCAAGGTTGTCCTAACTGGAGTGCCAGACAATGTTGTCGTCTCACCAGCAAGCTCGGGGGCAGCCTTCGTTGGGGCCAAGGCCCCCACCTCAAGCTCTTGCCATGTCATCAATCTTGGGATTCTTGA GGATTACAAGTTTATGTGCTTGTTTATAGCCAAGATTTGGTGGATAGCGCGAGTTGGGAGATCAGCGAGTGAGATTCCAATGGAGACTCAGATGCTTATGTTGGAGGTAGGGGAGGATTCAGTGCTAGGCGTGGCAGAAGAAGAAGCTCCTGCAATGGGGCAGAGATTCTACGTGCTCATGCTGGCTGTGCTGGACGAGGGACTGCATTCAATTCTGCTACCAAAGTGGTTGGTTTCATCTCAAGAAAGAGCATTATTTATACTGTTCCATTCTGTTGCTCTTTTGAAGTGTTGA
- the LOC121754768 gene encoding uncharacterized protein LOC121754768: MANLPSFQVPMLNKSNFDNWSIKMKALLGAHDVWEIVESGYEEPQDETALSQQQRDRLRDARKRDKKALYLIYQALGYDDFEKISSASTAKEAWKKLQISCIGADRVKKVRLQTLRGEFESLHMKESESISDYFSRVLAVSNQMKRNGEKLEDVRIMEKILRSLNPNFEHIVVTIEETKDLEEMSIDHLLGSLQAYEEKQKKKQEIEEQLLKLQVSPNEKEESSGSGGGRQGRGRGQRQERGRGRGYARGRGRGYFSNYEERKEFPNKGRGRSSPQSRYDKSSIKCYNCHRYGHYASECRDAKSKVEEKANYVENTNEENGCVLLAYKGEAGRKDDTWYLDTRASNHMCGNRSMFVELDESVSGNVSFGDESKIPVKEKGKILIRLKNGAHDFISNHATKISLGCGIFDLGT, from the exons ATGGCTAACTTGCCGTCGTTCCAAGTCCCCATGCTCAATAAGAGCAATTTCGATaattggagtattaagatgAAAGCGTTATTGGGAGCCCATGACGTTTGGGAGATCGTGGAGAGTGGCTATGAGGAGCCACAAGATGAGACCGCTCTATCCCAACAACAAAGGGATAGATTGCGAGATGCGAGAAAGAGAGACAAGAAGGCTCTCTATCTCATCTACCAAGCTCTAGGTTACGACGATTTCGAGAAGATCTCGAGTGCAAGCACCGCCAAAGAAGCGTGGAAGAAGCTCCAAATCTCGTGTATTGGAGCGGATCGAGTAAAGAAGGTACGTCTCCAAACTTTAAGAGGAGAATTTGAATCTTTGCATATGAAAGAGTCCGAATCAATTTCGGATTACTTTTCAAGAGTCTTGGCGGtgtcaaatcaaatgaaaagaaatggTGAAAAATTGGAGGATGTTAGAATTATGGAAAAAATATTGCGTTCTCTAAATCCTAATTTTGAGCATATAGTAGTTACAATTGAAGAAACAAAAGATTTAGAGGAAATGAGTATCGATCACTTATTGGGATCGCTACAAGCATATGAGgagaaacaaaagaagaaacagGAAATTGAGGAGCAACTTTTAAAGTTGCAAGTGAGCCCAAATGAGAAGGAAGAAAGTTCGGGCAGTGGTGGTGGTCGACAAGGAAGAGGTCGCGGACAAAGACAAGAGCGCGGTCGTGGCCGAGGATATGCTCGTGGACGTGGACGAGGATATTTTTCGAACTATGAAGAAAGAAAGGAGTTCCCAAATAAGGGACGAGGAAGGAGTTCCCCACAGTCGAGGTACGATAAATCTTCAATAAAGTGTTACAATTGTCATAGATATGGGCACTATGCTTCCGAGTGCAGAGATGCAAAATCAAAAGTTGAAGAGAAGGCTAATTACGTGGAGAATacgaatgaagaaaatggttgtGTCCTTCTAGCTTATAAAGGAGAAGCTGGGAGAAAAGATGATACATGGTACCTCGACACAAGAGCGAGCAATCATATGTGCGGGAACAGAAGCATGTTCGTGGAGCTTGATGAATCAGTAAGTGGTAACGTCtcctttggtgatgaatctAAAATTCCAGTTAAAGAGAAAGGCAAGATACTAATTCGTTTGAAGAATGGAGCTCATGATTTTATTTCTAAC CATGCTACAAAGATAAGTCTTGGTTGTGGCATCTTCGATTTGGGCACCTGA
- the LOC121754769 gene encoding agglutinin-2-like, giving the protein MATSLQTLISLLSTTALVLTVASAKLSFSYDFHGGEQTGLTYQGDAHFPSQDSYLRLTKTDYAGNAVEDSAGRVLYTEPVPFWEKREKANFESTVKFIVPPNTNYEYPPADGLVFFITAPNSTVKVPGGNFGIFDESGETPLVFATEFDIFINEDFDPNYRHVGIDIQSRVSSNTTAVDDAIVGQAVTATINYDAATNLIRVRGSAGGKAFEVS; this is encoded by the exons ATGGCTACTTCcctccaaaccctaatttctctTCTCTCCACCACAGCCTTAGTCCTCACCGTGGCAAGCGCGAAGC TCTCCTTCTCATACGATTTCCACGGTGGGGAACAAACTGGCCTAACCTACCAAGGCGACGCCCATTTCCCATCCCAAGACTCTTACCTCCGCCTAACAAAAACCGACTATGCTGGCAACGCAGTGGAAGACAGCGCCGGCCGTGTCTTGTACACCGAGCCCGTACCATTTTGGGAGAAACGAGAGAAAGCTAACTTCGAATCCACCGTGAAATTCATCGTCCCACCCAACACCAATTACGAGTACCCACCGGCCGACGGCCTCGTCTTCTTCATCACGGCCCCCAACTCTACAGTCAAAGTGCCCGGTGGCAACTTCGGAATCTTTGATGAATCCGGCGAAACCCCCTTGGTTTTCGCAACGGAATTCGACATCTTCATCAATGAAGATTTCGATCCAAACTATCGTCACGTGGGGATCGACATCCAATCTCGGGTATCCAGCAACACTACCGCCGTCGACGATGCGATCGTCGGTCAGGCGGTGACTGCCACCATCAACTACGATGCAGCCACCAATTTGATAAGAGTTCGCGGCAGCGCCGGTGGAAAGGCTTTTGAGGTGAGCTAG
- the LOC121754767 gene encoding agglutinin-2-like, with product MATSLQTLISLLSATAIILTVATAKRPPPKETVSFSYDFHGVQPSGVTLQGDANFPSQDSYLRLTKTDYSGNAVELSVGRVLYTKPVPFWGRRGKASFESTVKFIITPNTNYEYPPADGLVFFITAPNSTVNEPGGSFGVFDQSGKNPLVFAVEFDIFINEDFDPNYRHVGIDIQSQVSSNTTAVDDAIVGQAVTATINYDAATNLISVRGSAGGKAFEVSYVYDLSSFLPEQVQVGISGATGGLSAIHDLISWSFTSTMGRKKHN from the coding sequence ATGGCTACTTCcctccaaaccctaatttctctTCTCTCCGCCACAGCCATAATCCTCACCGTGGCAACCGCGAAGCGTCCGCCCCCCAAAGAGACGGTCTCCTTCTCGTACGATTTCCACGGTGTCCAACCATCTGGCGTGACCTTACAAGGCGACGCCAATTTCCCATCCCAAGACTCTTACCTCCGCTTAACCAAAACCGACTATTCCGGCAACGCAGTGGAACTCAGTGTCGGCCGAGTCTTGTACACCAAGCCAGTCCCATTTTGGGGGAGACGCGGGAAAGCCAGCTTCGAATCCACCGTGAAATTCATCATCACACCCAACACCAACTACGAGTACCCACCGGCCGACGGCCTAGTCTTCTTCATCACGGCCCCCAACTCCACCGTCAACGAGCCCGGTGGCAGCTTCGGAGTCTTTGATCAATCCGGCAAAAACCCCTTGGTTTTCGCAGTGGAATTCGACATCTTCATCAATGAAGATTTCGATCCAAACTATCGCCACGTGGGGATCGACATCCAGTCTCAGGTATCCAGCAACACTACCGCGGTCGACGACGCGATCGTCGGTCAGGCGGTGACTGCCACCATCAACTACGATGCAGCCACCAATTTGATTAGCGTTCGTGGCAGCGCCGGTGGAAAGGCTTTTGAGGTGAGCTATGTGTATGATTTGAGCTCGTTTCTTCCTGAGCAGGTTCAGGTCGGAATCTCCGGCGCCACAGGAGGATTATCCGCCATTCACGACCTCATCTCTTGGTCTTTCACTTCCACCATGGGGCGCAAGAAGCACAACTGA